A window from Brucella sp. BE17 encodes these proteins:
- a CDS encoding SH3 domain-containing protein, with the protein MHAKAQETEGASKPNVGLGASGLPVPRFVSLKPARVNLRIGPGRDYPVSWLFMKAGLPVEIIQEYDNWRRIRDADGTEGWVYQSLLSGKRTAITAPWRKKDKDGLVAMITMRRNSNEDARVAATIEPGVVGTVRECTGQWCRMDVSGVRGWIKQSDLWGVYPDEVFD; encoded by the coding sequence ATGCATGCTAAGGCGCAGGAAACAGAAGGCGCAAGCAAACCCAATGTGGGATTGGGTGCCAGCGGTCTTCCTGTGCCGCGTTTTGTGAGCCTGAAACCAGCGCGCGTCAACTTGCGCATCGGTCCGGGACGCGATTATCCGGTGTCGTGGCTGTTCATGAAAGCGGGCCTGCCGGTCGAGATCATTCAGGAATACGACAATTGGCGGCGCATCCGTGATGCGGACGGCACCGAAGGCTGGGTCTATCAGTCGCTTTTGTCTGGCAAGCGCACGGCAATCACCGCGCCGTGGCGCAAGAAGGACAAGGATGGCTTGGTAGCCATGATCACCATGCGCCGCAATTCCAATGAGGACGCGAGGGTTGCGGCTACGATCGAACCGGGCGTTGTTGGAACCGTGCGCGAATGCACCGGCCAATGGTGTCGCATGGATGTGAGTGGCGTGCGCGGGTGGATCAAGCAATCCGATCTCTGGGGTGTCTATCCTGATGAGGTGTTTGACTGA
- a CDS encoding enoyl-CoA hydratase produces MAYETIIVEPRGSVGLIRLNRPQALNALNRAMLDDLTNALGAFDTDEKIGAVVLTGSEKAFAAGADIKEMQPVNFVDAYLQDMFCDWQKVDRVRKPIIAAVSGYALGGGCELAMMCDFILAASNAKFGQPEITIGVMPGMGGSQRLTRFVGKSKAMEMCLTGRMMDADEAERSGLVSRVLAPEALLEEAVRVAERIASFSRPSVVMTKEAINRSYETTLSEGLRFERRLFHSLFATEDQKEGMAAFIDKRTPSFKNR; encoded by the coding sequence ATGGCTTATGAAACGATCATCGTCGAGCCGCGCGGCAGCGTCGGTCTTATTCGTCTGAACCGTCCGCAGGCGCTCAATGCGCTTAATCGTGCCATGCTCGATGATCTCACCAATGCGCTCGGGGCTTTCGATACGGATGAGAAGATCGGTGCGGTGGTACTGACCGGGTCTGAAAAGGCCTTTGCGGCGGGCGCCGATATCAAGGAGATGCAGCCGGTCAATTTCGTCGATGCCTATTTGCAGGATATGTTTTGCGACTGGCAGAAGGTAGACCGGGTACGCAAGCCCATCATCGCAGCAGTGTCTGGTTATGCGCTGGGCGGCGGCTGTGAGCTTGCCATGATGTGCGATTTCATTCTGGCCGCCAGCAATGCCAAGTTCGGCCAGCCGGAAATCACCATAGGCGTCATGCCTGGCATGGGCGGATCGCAGCGTCTTACGCGCTTTGTCGGCAAGTCCAAGGCCATGGAAATGTGTCTCACGGGGCGCATGATGGATGCTGATGAAGCCGAACGCTCAGGACTGGTTTCGCGTGTGCTTGCTCCGGAAGCGCTTCTGGAAGAGGCTGTGAGGGTTGCAGAACGCATCGCGTCTTTCTCGCGCCCCTCGGTCGTGATGACCAAGGAAGCCATCAATCGCAGTTATGAGACGACATTGAGCGAAGGTCTTCGTTTTGAGCGACGACTGTTTCATTCGCTGTTTGCTACCGAAGACCAGAAGGAGGGCATGGCGGCTTTCATCGACAAGCGCACGCCCTCGTTCAAGAATCGCTGA
- a CDS encoding molybdopterin-synthase adenylyltransferase MoeB, whose translation MTASPKPFSSEELERYARHIVLPEIGGPGQQKMKAARVLVLGAGGLGAPVLHYLAAAGIGTLGIVDDDTVSLSNLQRQVIHDTESVGMAKVESARATIARINPHVNVEAHNLRLSAQNAPALIADYDIIVDGSDNFATRYVLADTAAEVERPLVTGAMGRFDGTVTVLMPYRSGEDGRPNPSYRDLFPEAPRAGIIPTCAEAGVLGVLPGVIGSLQAMEVIKLITGIGEPLIGRLLLYNALSVRFETIRYKARKLKS comes from the coding sequence ATGACTGCATCACCCAAGCCATTTTCTTCCGAGGAACTCGAACGCTATGCGCGCCATATCGTGCTGCCGGAAATCGGCGGGCCGGGCCAGCAGAAGATGAAAGCCGCGCGTGTGCTGGTTCTGGGCGCTGGTGGTCTTGGCGCGCCGGTGCTGCATTATCTGGCCGCAGCCGGTATCGGCACGCTCGGCATTGTCGATGACGATACGGTATCGCTTTCCAACCTGCAACGACAGGTCATCCATGACACGGAGAGTGTTGGCATGGCCAAGGTTGAAAGTGCGCGTGCAACCATTGCCCGCATCAATCCGCATGTGAACGTCGAGGCGCACAATCTGCGCTTGAGCGCTCAAAATGCTCCGGCGCTGATTGCAGATTACGATATCATCGTCGATGGATCGGATAATTTTGCCACCCGCTATGTGCTGGCCGATACGGCAGCAGAGGTCGAACGTCCGCTGGTGACTGGCGCCATGGGACGCTTTGACGGCACGGTGACAGTGTTGATGCCCTATAGATCGGGCGAAGATGGCAGGCCCAACCCGTCCTATCGTGATCTGTTTCCCGAAGCGCCGCGTGCGGGCATCATTCCAACTTGTGCCGAGGCCGGTGTGCTGGGAGTTCTGCCGGGCGTTATCGGCAGCCTGCAGGCGATGGAAGTCATCAAGCTCATCACCGGCATTGGTGAGCCGCTGATCGGGCGGCTCCTGCTTTATAATGCGCTGTCCGTGCGTTTTGAGACCATCCGCTACAAGGCGCGCAAACTTAAATCCTAA
- a CDS encoding glyoxylate/hydroxypyruvate reductase A: MTANKGKILLAVTNWDPEVWIGHFKTHAPDRVVVTKREETDPAIDYALVWKQTPGSLKNLPSLKVIFSLGAGVDHVFRDPDIPDVPLVRIISDDLTMRMTEYVVWQVLDHHRLGARYRKQQMNHVWHEDARQPAAHEVTVGIMGLGVLGRDAALKLKNLGFNITGWSRRPQQIDGVETFDGKDGFSAFLKTADIFVCLLPLTPDTKSILSMSMFAQLKSDGPLGAPVLINAGRGGLQNEADILAALERGLLSAVSLDVFNQEPLPQDSPLWDHSKVTITPHAAASSSAAALVPQIIRQIEAFERDGQLENVVDRNTQY; encoded by the coding sequence ATGACGGCGAACAAGGGAAAAATCCTGCTGGCAGTCACCAATTGGGATCCTGAGGTGTGGATCGGCCATTTCAAGACCCATGCACCTGACCGGGTCGTGGTGACGAAGCGCGAGGAAACCGATCCTGCAATCGATTATGCGCTTGTGTGGAAACAGACGCCGGGATCGCTCAAAAACCTGCCCAGTCTCAAGGTGATTTTTTCACTGGGTGCCGGCGTCGATCACGTTTTTCGCGATCCTGATATCCCCGACGTGCCGCTGGTGCGCATTATTTCCGATGATCTTACCATGCGCATGACCGAGTATGTGGTCTGGCAAGTTCTCGATCATCATCGGCTTGGTGCACGCTACCGCAAGCAGCAGATGAATCATGTCTGGCATGAGGATGCCCGCCAGCCCGCAGCCCATGAAGTCACAGTCGGCATCATGGGGCTTGGCGTGCTGGGGCGCGATGCAGCACTTAAACTCAAAAACCTCGGCTTTAACATCACCGGCTGGAGCAGGCGTCCGCAACAGATCGACGGTGTCGAGACATTTGATGGCAAGGACGGCTTCTCGGCCTTTCTCAAGACTGCCGATATTTTCGTTTGCCTGCTGCCGCTGACGCCCGACACCAAGAGTATTTTATCGATGTCGATGTTCGCGCAATTGAAATCGGACGGCCCGCTTGGCGCGCCGGTGCTGATCAATGCCGGACGCGGTGGCTTGCAGAACGAAGCCGATATTCTGGCAGCGCTTGAGCGTGGACTTTTGTCTGCCGTTTCGCTCGACGTGTTTAATCAGGAGCCGCTGCCGCAAGACAGTCCCCTCTGGGATCATTCAAAAGTCACGATCACTCCGCATGCGGCAGCGAGCTCATCAGCCGCGGCACTCGTGCCGCAAATCATTCGACAGATCGAGGCTTTCGAGCGGGATGGCCAACTTGAAAATGTCGTGGATCGCAACACGCAATATTAG
- the dnaN gene encoding DNA polymerase III subunit beta, translating into MRVTLERSNLLKSLNHVHRVVERRNTIPILSNVLLQAEGASLTFKATDLDLEVNEATAAMVEQAGATTVPAHLLYDIVRKLPDGAEVMLSTNPDGGSMSVISGKSSFRLQCLPQSDFPELTAGSFSHTFRIEAQALKRLIDRTQFAISTEETRYYLNGIFFHAIECEGSLKLRAVATDGHRLARAEIEAPAGTEGMPGIIVPRKTVAELQKLVDVPDVVVTVELSDAKIRFTVGSVVLTSKLIDGTFPDYQRVIPSGNDKKLTIDRQSFAASVDRVSTISSERGRAVKLSIGDGLLTLTVNNPDSGSATDELAADYDAEALDIGFNSKYLLDITSQLSGSDAIFMLADAGSPTVVRDTGDEDVLYVLMPMRV; encoded by the coding sequence ATGCGTGTTACCCTGGAACGGTCGAACCTTCTGAAATCCCTCAATCACGTTCATCGCGTTGTGGAGCGTCGCAACACGATTCCGATCCTGTCGAACGTGCTTTTGCAGGCCGAAGGCGCAAGCCTGACGTTCAAGGCGACTGACCTCGACCTTGAAGTCAATGAAGCAACGGCTGCCATGGTCGAACAAGCTGGTGCTACGACCGTCCCCGCGCATCTTCTTTATGACATCGTGCGCAAATTGCCCGATGGTGCGGAAGTCATGCTCTCGACCAATCCCGATGGCGGGTCTATGTCGGTCATTTCCGGCAAGTCGTCGTTTCGGCTACAATGCCTGCCACAGTCGGATTTCCCGGAACTGACGGCTGGCAGCTTCAGCCATACCTTCCGCATTGAGGCGCAGGCGTTAAAGCGCCTGATTGATCGGACGCAATTTGCAATTTCTACGGAAGAAACCCGCTATTATCTCAATGGTATTTTCTTCCATGCGATTGAATGTGAGGGCTCACTCAAGTTGCGCGCTGTTGCAACAGACGGCCACCGACTGGCACGCGCCGAAATCGAGGCACCCGCTGGCACTGAAGGCATGCCGGGCATCATTGTCCCGCGCAAGACGGTTGCCGAATTGCAGAAACTGGTCGATGTGCCGGATGTCGTGGTCACAGTCGAATTGTCGGATGCCAAAATCCGCTTCACGGTGGGTTCCGTGGTGCTGACGTCCAAGCTTATCGACGGCACCTTCCCCGACTATCAGCGGGTGATTCCTTCGGGCAATGACAAGAAGCTGACCATCGACCGCCAAAGCTTTGCTGCATCGGTTGATCGCGTTTCAACTATTTCCAGCGAACGCGGACGCGCGGTCAAACTCTCGATCGGTGATGGCCTTTTGACGCTCACCGTCAACAATCCCGATTCGGGCAGCGCGACCGACGAGCTTGCCGCTGATTATGATGCCGAGGCACTCGATATCGGTTTCAACTCTAAATATCTGCTCGACATCACCAGCCAGTTGTCGGGTTCGGATGCCATCTTCATGCTGGCTGATGCCGGTTCGCCGACAGTGGTACGCGATACGGGTGATGAAGACGTGTTGTACGTGCTCATGCCGATGCGTGTCTAA
- the recF gene encoding DNA replication/repair protein RecF, with amino-acid sequence MNTTKLDQGRPERVSVRRLKLSDFRNYAQLSLPLGAGHVVLTGENGSGKTNLIESLSFLSPGRGLRRASYDDVATVHGHDGFAIHATLDCMIYGEAEIGTGTAGGGEGGRKVRINSMTASGDDLLDYARILWVVPSMDGLFTGGASDRRRFLDRMVLAIDTGHGKRVLDYEKAMRSRNRLLSDGNIDGGWLDAIESQMAELGIAIAAARAEAMRLIAAMIERLPAVGPFPKADCFLEGALESRIALEAALDLEEDFRRTLRDSRMRDRAAGRTLDGPHRTDLIVQHRPKAMPAALCSTGEQKALLIGLILAHARLTGELSGMAPILLLDEIAAHLDEGRRAALFGILDDLGGQAFMTGTDRSLFDALNGDAQFFNVASGQLSRIEK; translated from the coding sequence GTGAACACGACGAAGCTTGATCAAGGCCGTCCAGAGCGGGTTTCAGTCAGGCGGCTTAAACTTTCCGATTTTCGCAATTATGCGCAACTCTCGCTGCCACTTGGCGCCGGCCATGTTGTGCTGACGGGGGAAAACGGATCGGGCAAGACCAATCTGATCGAATCGCTGTCATTCCTGTCGCCGGGGCGGGGCCTGCGCCGCGCCTCCTATGACGATGTCGCTACCGTTCACGGCCATGACGGCTTTGCAATTCACGCTACACTTGATTGCATGATCTATGGCGAGGCCGAAATTGGCACCGGAACGGCGGGCGGTGGAGAAGGTGGTCGCAAGGTCCGCATCAATTCCATGACCGCTTCCGGCGATGATCTGCTCGATTATGCGCGGATTCTTTGGGTTGTGCCGTCAATGGACGGGCTATTTACCGGCGGTGCCTCGGATCGACGCCGTTTTCTCGATCGCATGGTGCTGGCGATCGATACGGGTCACGGCAAGCGCGTGCTCGATTATGAAAAAGCCATGCGCAGTCGTAATCGTCTGTTGAGCGACGGCAATATAGATGGCGGCTGGCTCGATGCCATTGAAAGCCAGATGGCGGAACTGGGCATTGCCATTGCTGCGGCACGCGCCGAAGCCATGCGGCTGATTGCAGCGATGATCGAACGTTTGCCCGCTGTCGGACCTTTTCCCAAAGCCGACTGTTTTCTCGAGGGGGCGCTCGAAAGCCGGATTGCGCTCGAGGCAGCGCTCGATCTGGAGGAAGATTTCCGTCGTACGCTGCGCGATAGCCGTATGCGCGACCGCGCGGCAGGTCGTACGCTGGACGGCCCGCACCGCACCGATCTTATCGTGCAGCACAGACCGAAGGCTATGCCCGCAGCGCTATGTTCGACCGGCGAGCAGAAGGCGCTGCTGATCGGGCTTATTCTGGCGCATGCGCGATTGACCGGCGAATTGTCCGGCATGGCGCCGATCCTCCTGCTTGATGAAATAGCAGCCCATCTCGATGAAGGACGGCGTGCCGCGCTGTTCGGCATTTTGGATGATCTTGGCGGTCAGGCTTTCATGACCGGCACGGATCGCTCGCTTTTCGATGCCCTTAACGGTGACGCGCAGTTTTTCAATGTCGCGTCCGGGCAATTATCCAGAATAGAAAAATAG
- the dnaA gene encoding chromosomal replication initiator protein DnaA → MAMTSKATETMGDDAHANRIREYAASETDKSLTNMEPAVSEEAFERLTAKLKARVGSEIYSSWFGRLKLEDLSKSVVRLSVPTAFLRSWINNHYCALLTELWQEENPQILKVEVVVRGMSRVVRNAPVAEAAQAVDAKSAASSREKMMFPIGHSFGNPAFGSQASGNATMGDKRGSAVVAETVAASGSVLGSPLDPRYTFDSFVDGASNRVALAAARTIAEAGSSAVRFNPLFIHASVGLGKTHLLQAIAAAALQRQEKARVVYLTAEYFMWRFATAIRDNNALSFKEQLRDIDLLVIDDMQFLQGKSIQHEFCHLLNTLLDSAKQVVVAADRAPSELESLDVRVRSRLQGGVALEVAAPDYDMRLEMLRRRLSLAQMEDASLDISEEILSHVARTVTGSGRELEGAFNQLLFRQSFEPNLSIDRVDELLGHLTRAGEPKRIRIEEIQRIVARHYNVSKQDLLSNRRTRTIVKPRQVAMYLAKMLTPRSLPEIGRRFGGRDHTTVLHAVRKIEDLVGADGKLAQELELLKRLINDQAA, encoded by the coding sequence ATGGCGATGACGAGCAAGGCGACGGAAACGATGGGTGATGATGCACATGCGAACCGTATCCGTGAATACGCTGCTAGCGAAACTGACAAGAGCCTGACGAACATGGAACCTGCTGTAAGCGAAGAAGCTTTCGAGCGCCTGACGGCAAAGCTGAAAGCCCGTGTCGGCAGCGAAATCTATTCGAGTTGGTTTGGTCGACTGAAGCTTGAAGACCTGTCCAAGAGTGTTGTGCGCCTGTCGGTTCCGACCGCATTTCTGCGCTCCTGGATTAATAATCATTATTGCGCGTTGCTGACCGAACTGTGGCAGGAAGAAAATCCGCAGATCCTCAAAGTGGAAGTCGTGGTGCGCGGCATGAGCCGGGTGGTGCGCAATGCTCCCGTGGCCGAAGCAGCCCAGGCCGTGGACGCAAAGTCAGCCGCCTCATCGCGTGAAAAGATGATGTTCCCGATTGGTCATTCCTTTGGTAATCCGGCTTTTGGCAGTCAGGCATCAGGCAATGCGACCATGGGCGACAAGCGCGGGTCGGCTGTAGTGGCTGAAACGGTAGCGGCTTCCGGTTCCGTTCTGGGATCTCCCCTTGATCCACGCTACACATTTGACAGCTTTGTCGATGGTGCCTCAAACCGTGTGGCGCTTGCCGCTGCGCGCACCATTGCCGAAGCCGGTTCAAGTGCCGTGCGCTTCAACCCGCTTTTCATTCATGCCTCCGTTGGTCTTGGTAAGACGCATCTGTTGCAGGCGATTGCCGCCGCAGCCCTCCAGCGACAGGAAAAGGCCCGTGTGGTTTACCTGACCGCTGAATATTTTATGTGGCGTTTTGCGACCGCCATTCGCGACAACAATGCGCTCTCGTTTAAGGAGCAATTGCGCGATATCGACCTTCTGGTTATCGATGACATGCAGTTCTTGCAGGGCAAGTCGATCCAGCACGAATTCTGCCATCTGCTCAACACGCTGCTCGACAGCGCCAAGCAGGTCGTGGTGGCAGCCGATCGCGCGCCTTCTGAACTGGAATCGCTCGATGTGCGGGTTCGCTCGCGTCTGCAGGGCGGCGTTGCACTCGAAGTGGCCGCTCCTGATTATGACATGCGTCTGGAAATGCTGCGCCGTCGTCTGAGCCTTGCGCAAATGGAAGATGCAAGCCTCGATATCAGCGAAGAGATTCTTTCCCATGTTGCTCGTACCGTGACAGGTTCGGGGCGAGAACTCGAAGGCGCGTTCAATCAACTGTTGTTCCGCCAGTCGTTTGAGCCAAACCTCTCGATCGACCGTGTCGATGAGTTGCTCGGGCATCTCACGCGGGCGGGTGAGCCCAAGCGCATCCGCATCGAGGAAATCCAGCGCATCGTGGCGCGTCATTACAATGTTTCCAAGCAGGATCTTCTGTCGAACCGCCGCACGCGCACCATCGTTAAGCCGCGTCAGGTGGCGATGTATCTGGCCAAGATGCTGACCCCGCGCTCATTGCCGGAAATTGGCCGCCGCTTTGGTGGACGTGACCACACCACGGTTCTGCATGCAGTGCGCAAGATCGAGGATCTGGTGGGTGCGGACGGTAAGCTTGCGCAGGAACTGGAGCTGTTGAAGCGCCTCATCAATGATCAGGCTGCCTGA
- the rpsT gene encoding 30S ribosomal protein S20, whose product MANTPSAKKAVRKIAARTEVNKSRRSRVRTFIRKLEDALVSGDKQAAEVAFKVAEPELMRAASRGVIHKNTAARKVSRLAKRVKALNA is encoded by the coding sequence ATGGCCAATACTCCTTCGGCCAAGAAGGCAGTGCGCAAGATTGCAGCGCGCACCGAAGTCAACAAGTCCCGCCGTTCGCGCGTTCGTACCTTCATTCGCAAGCTTGAAGACGCACTGGTCAGCGGAGACAAGCAGGCTGCTGAAGTGGCGTTCAAGGTTGCTGAACCTGAATTGATGCGTGCCGCTTCGCGCGGCGTGATCCATAAGAACACTGCTGCTCGCAAGGTCTCGCGTCTTGCCAAGCGCGTGAAGGCACTCAACGCCTGA
- the mutM gene encoding bifunctional DNA-formamidopyrimidine glycosylase/DNA-(apurinic or apyrimidinic site) lyase, whose amino-acid sequence MPELPEVETVRRGLQPFMEGATVKRVEQNRPDLRFPFPQNFAKRLSGRRIEALGRRAKYLILHLDDGLSVIAHLGMSGSFRIEADLADETPGAFHHARSKSTTHDHVVFHLVRPQGEAVRIIYNDPRRFGFVLFAEQGTLDEHPLLKNLGVEPTGNVLSGPILADLFRGRRTPLKAALLDQRLIAGLGNIYVCEALWRSGLSPMRAAGSIAEDAVMLERLASDIRATIAEAIAAGGSSLKDYIQADGALGYFQHSFCVYGREGDPCRNPSCGAMIERAVQAGRSTFFCASCQK is encoded by the coding sequence ATGCCGGAATTGCCAGAAGTCGAAACCGTTCGTCGCGGACTGCAGCCCTTTATGGAAGGCGCGACTGTCAAGCGGGTCGAGCAGAACCGGCCAGATCTGCGCTTTCCGTTTCCGCAAAACTTTGCCAAACGGCTTTCCGGGCGGCGCATTGAGGCGCTCGGTCGCCGCGCCAAATATCTGATTCTGCATCTCGATGACGGTCTTTCCGTCATTGCGCATCTGGGCATGTCCGGCTCATTTCGGATTGAAGCGGATCTGGCAGACGAAACGCCCGGCGCCTTTCATCATGCGCGTTCAAAGAGCACCACGCACGACCATGTGGTGTTTCATCTCGTGCGGCCCCAAGGTGAGGCGGTCCGTATCATCTATAACGACCCGCGCCGCTTCGGCTTCGTGCTGTTTGCCGAACAGGGAACGCTGGATGAGCATCCGCTTTTGAAAAACCTCGGTGTCGAGCCAACAGGCAATGTTTTGTCGGGGCCGATTCTGGCCGACCTGTTCCGGGGTCGCCGCACGCCGCTGAAAGCCGCCCTTCTTGATCAGCGGCTGATTGCCGGGCTTGGCAATATCTATGTCTGTGAGGCGCTTTGGCGTTCCGGTCTTTCACCAATGCGTGCGGCGGGTTCGATTGCCGAGGATGCGGTGATGCTGGAACGCTTGGCCAGTGACATTCGCGCCACCATCGCCGAGGCGATTGCCGCAGGCGGGTCGAGCCTGAAAGACTATATTCAGGCGGACGGCGCACTGGGGTATTTCCAGCACTCTTTTTGCGTTTATGGTCGCGAAGGTGATCCGTGCCGTAATCCTTCTTGCGGTGCCATGATTGAACGAGCCGTGCAGGCAGGGCGCTCCACGTTTTTCTGTGCTTCGTGTCAAAAGTGA
- a CDS encoding leucyl aminopeptidase family protein has translation MSVEILTQKSKHSRPIWFIEKDGLEKTGLTSPILTWAKAHDFDGEAGKLLVLPGKDGTISGALFGTGDTKTHDQSQLIAGKLGRSLPEGDWHIANPNGEAGLATLAFLLGGYRFDRYRKPSTKTCRLALPDDVDEAEVRRIADAVMLTRDLINTPPNDMGPDALETAACDLAAKHGAQMTVTEGDALLEKNLPMIHAVGRAGAIAPRLIDIIWGEASNPKVTLVGKGVCFDTGGLDIKAASGMLLMKKDMGGAANVLGLAAMIMDAQLPLRLRVLIPAVENAIAGNAFRPSDVLQSRKGLSVEIGNTDAEGRLVLADALTLADEEAPEILIDMATLTGAARVALGPDLPPFYTHDDAFAQTLAVKASQTADPLWRMPLWQPYAQKLSSRVADINNVTSDGFAGSVTAALFLDRFVEKAQTHVHFDIFGWVPMEKPASPVGGEAQGIRALYQLLKERF, from the coding sequence ATGTCCGTCGAAATTCTCACGCAAAAATCCAAACATAGCCGCCCGATCTGGTTCATCGAAAAGGACGGTTTGGAAAAAACGGGGCTTACCAGCCCTATACTTACCTGGGCAAAAGCGCATGATTTTGACGGCGAAGCAGGCAAGCTCTTGGTGTTGCCGGGTAAGGATGGAACGATTTCGGGCGCGCTGTTTGGTACGGGTGACACCAAAACCCATGACCAATCGCAGCTGATCGCCGGTAAGCTCGGCCGCAGCCTGCCAGAAGGCGACTGGCACATCGCAAATCCAAATGGCGAGGCAGGCCTTGCAACGCTTGCCTTTTTGTTGGGCGGGTATCGCTTTGATCGCTATCGCAAGCCCTCCACGAAAACGTGCCGTCTCGCATTGCCTGATGACGTCGATGAAGCGGAAGTGCGTCGCATTGCCGATGCCGTCATGCTCACGCGTGATCTCATCAATACGCCGCCCAATGACATGGGACCGGATGCGCTGGAAACAGCGGCATGCGATCTGGCGGCCAAACATGGCGCGCAGATGACCGTTACAGAAGGCGATGCTCTGCTCGAGAAAAATTTGCCCATGATCCATGCCGTCGGACGTGCAGGCGCTATCGCACCGCGCCTGATCGACATCATCTGGGGTGAGGCAAGCAATCCCAAAGTCACGCTTGTGGGCAAGGGCGTTTGTTTCGATACCGGCGGGCTCGACATCAAAGCCGCCAGCGGCATGCTCTTGATGAAAAAAGACATGGGCGGGGCCGCCAATGTTCTGGGCCTCGCCGCAATGATCATGGATGCACAATTGCCCCTTCGGCTACGCGTGCTGATCCCTGCAGTTGAAAATGCCATTGCCGGCAATGCCTTCCGCCCCAGTGACGTTCTGCAAAGCCGCAAGGGATTAAGTGTCGAGATTGGCAATACCGATGCGGAAGGACGGCTTGTGCTGGCCGATGCGCTGACGCTCGCCGATGAGGAAGCGCCGGAAATCCTGATCGACATGGCAACATTGACGGGTGCCGCACGTGTGGCGCTCGGCCCCGACCTGCCGCCATTCTACACACATGATGATGCGTTTGCGCAAACGCTCGCCGTCAAGGCCTCACAAACCGCCGATCCGCTGTGGCGCATGCCGTTGTGGCAGCCCTATGCGCAAAAGCTTTCCTCACGCGTAGCAGATATCAACAACGTCACCAGCGACGGCTTTGCCGGATCGGTGACGGCAGCACTGTTCCTCGACCGCTTCGTCGAGAAAGCGCAAACCCATGTGCATTTCGACATTTTCGGATGGGTACCGATGGAAAAACCCGCCTCGCCGGTTGGCGGCGAGGCGCAGGGCATTCGCGCGCTTTATCAATTGCTCAAGGAGCGATTTTAG